A stretch of Mus caroli chromosome 5, CAROLI_EIJ_v1.1, whole genome shotgun sequence DNA encodes these proteins:
- the Pus1 gene encoding tRNA pseudouridine synthase A isoform X1, translating to MGFPRLWAALLRAWGRWTARPGPRVPGLPPMAGNKVPPALASHQPDRKGRGGWVWEETEHPAKRVKGGEDEEPPRKLPKRKIVLLMAYSGKGYHGMQRNLGSSQFRTIEDDLVSALVQAGCIPENHGTDMRKMSFQRCARTDKGVSAAGQVVSLKVWLIDDILDKINSHLPSHIRILGLKRVTGGFNSKNKCDARTYCYMLPTFAFAHKDRDVQDESYRLSAETLQQVNRLLACYKGTHNFHNFTSQKGPREPSARRYILEMYCEEPFVREGLEFAVIKVKGQSFMMHQIRKMVGLVVAIVKGYAPESVLERSWGEEKVDVPKAPGLGLVLERVHFEKYNQRFGGDGLHEPLDWTQEEGKVTAFKEQYIYPTIVSTERDERSMAQWLNTLPIHNFSGTALGAADTGAKVPSSLEGSEGDGDTD from the exons ATGGGCTTCCCCCGCCTGTGGGCCGCACTGCTGAGAGCCTGGGGACGGTGGACTGCGCGCCCAGGCCCGCGGGTGCCCGG CCTGCCGCCTATGGCTGGAAACAAGGTGCCACCAGCGCTGGCCTCACACCAACCGGACAGGAAGGGCCGAGGTGGCTGGGTCTGGGAGGAGACGGAGCATCCTGCCAAGAGGGTCAAGGGCGGTGAGGATGAAGAGCCCCCACGCAAGCTGCCAAAGCGAAAAATTGTGCTGCTCATGGCCTACTCGGGCAAGGGCTACCACGGCATGCAG AGGAATCTGGGGTCCTCCCAGTTCAGGACCATCGAAGATGACTTGGTATCGGCATTAGTCCAGGCAGGTTGTATCCCTGAAAACCATGGCACAGATATGAGGAAGATGTCTTTCCAGCGGTGTGCTCGCACAGACAAG GGTGTGTCTGCAGCTGGGCAGGTGGTATCCCTAAAGGTGTGGCTGATTGATGACATTCTGGACAAGATCAACAGCCACCTTCCATCCCACATTCGGATTCTGG GATTGAAGAGGGTCACAGGCGGGTTCAACTCCAAGAACAAGTGCGACGCCAGGACCTACTGCTACATGCTGCCCACCTTTGCCTTTGCTCACAAGGACCGGGATGTACAGGACGAGAGCTATCGCCTGAGTGCAGAGACCCTGCAGCAGGTCAACCGCCTTCTGGCCTGCTACAAAGGCACCCATAACTTCCATAACTTCACCTCGCAGAAGGGCCCAAGAGAGCCCAGTGCGCGCCGCTACATTCTGGAGATGTACTGCGAGGAGCCCTTCGTACGTGAGGGCCTGGAGTTTGCTGTGATCAAAGTGAAGGGCCAGAGCTTCATGATGCACCAGATCCGGAAGATGGTTGGCCTGGTGGTAGCCATTGTGAAGGGTTATGCCCCTGAGAGTGTCCTGGAGCGCAGCTGGGGCGAGGAGAAGGTGGATGTGCCCAAGGCACCGGGGCTTGGCTTAGTCCTGGAGAGGGTTCACTTTGAGAAGTACAATCAACGCTTTGGCGGTGACGGGCTGCATGAGCCCCTGGACTGGAcgcaggaggaagggaaggtgacTGCTTTCAAGGAGCAGTACATCTACCCTACCATTGTCAGCACTGAGCGGGATGAGCGGTCCATGGCCCAGTGGCTCAACACTTTGCCGATCCACAACTTCAGTGGCACTGCACTTGGAGCGGCTGACACAGGTGCCAAG GTCCCCAGTTCCCTGGAGGGCAGTGAAGGGGATGGAGACACTGACTGA
- the Ulk1 gene encoding serine/threonine-protein kinase ULK1 isoform X2, whose product MEPGRGGVETVGKFEFSRKDLIGHGAFAVVFKGRHREKHDLEVAVKCINKKNLAKSQTLLGKEIKILKELKHENIVALYDFQEMANSVYLVMEYCNGGDLADYLHTMRTLSEDTVRLFLQQIAGAMRLLHSKGIIHRDLKPQNILLSNPGGRRANPSNIRVKIADFGFARYLQSNMMAATLCGSPMYMAPEVIMSQHYDGKADLWSIGTIVYQCLTGKAPFQASSPQDLRLFYEKNKTLVPAIPRETSAPLRQLLLALLQRNHKDRMDFDEFFHHPFLDASTPIKKSPPVPVPSYPSSGSGSSSSSSSASHLASPPSLGEMPQLQKTLTSPADAAGFLQGSRDSGGSSKDSCDTDDFVMVPAQFPGDLVAEAASAKPPPDSLLCSGSSLVASAGLESHGRTPSPSPTCSSSPSPSGRPGPFSSNRYGASVPIPVPTQVHNYQRIEQNLQSPTQQQTARSSAIRRSGSTSPLGFGRASPSPPSHTDGAMLARKLSLGGGRPYTPSPQVGTIPERPSWSRVPSPQGADVRAGRSPRPGSSVPEHSPRTTGLGCRLHSAPNLSDFHVVRPKLPKPPTDPLGATFSPPQTSTPQPCPGLQSCRPLRGSPKLPDFLQRSPLPPILGSPTKAGPSFDFPKTPSSQNLLTLLARQGVVMTPPRNRTLPDLSEASPFQGQQLGSGLRPAEDTRGPFGRSFSTSRITDLLLKAAFGTQASDSGSTDSLQEKPMEIAPSAGFGGTLHPGARGGGASSPAPVVFTVGSPPSGATPPQSTRTRMFSVGSSSSLGSTGSSSARHLVPGACGEAPELSAPGHCCSLADPLAANLEGAVTFEAPDLPEETLMEQEHTETLHSLRFTLAFAQQVLEIAALKGSASEATGGPEYQLQESVVADQISQLSREWGFAEQLVLYLKVAELLSSGLQTAIDQIRAGKLCLSSTVKQVVRRLNELYKASVVSCQGLSLRLQRFFLDKQRLLDGIHGVTAERLILSHAVQMVQSAALDEMFQHREGCVPRYHKALLLLEGLQHTLTDQADIENIAKCKLCIERRLSALLSGVYA is encoded by the exons CTATGCGCACACTGAGTGAAGACACTGTCAGGCTGTTCCTACAGCAGATCGCTGGCGCCATGCGGCTGCTGCACAGCAAGGGCATCATCCACCGGGACCTGAAGCCCCAGAACATCCTGCTGTCCAACCCTGGGGGCCGCCGGGCCAACCCCAGCAACATCCGAGTCAAGATTG CTGACTTTGGATTCGCTCGGTACCTCCAGAGCAACATGATGGCAGCCACACTCTGTGGTTCTCCTATGTACATG GCCCCTGAGGTCATTATGTCCCAGCACTACGATGGAAAGGCTGACCTGTGGAGCATTGGCACCATTGTCTACCAGTGTCTGACAGGGAAGGCCCCTTTTCAG GCCAGCAGCCCTCAGGATTTGCGCCTGTTTTATGAGAAGAACAAGACACTAGTTCCTGC CATCCCCCGGGAGACATCAGCTCCCCTGCGGCAACTGCTCCTGGCTCTGTTGCAACGGAACCACAAGGACCGAATGGACTTTG ATGAATTTTTCCACCACCCTTTCTTGGATGCCAGCACCCCCATCAAGAAAT CCCCACCTGTGCCTGTGCCCTCATATCCAAGCTCAGGGTCCGGCAGCAGCTCCAGCAGCAGCTCTGCCTCCCACCTGGCCTCTCCACCG TCCCTGGGGGAGATGCCACAGCTACAGAAGACCCTTACCTCTCCAGCCGATGCTGCTGGCTTTCTGCAGGGCTCCCGGGACTCTGGTGGCAGCAGCAAAGACTCCTGTGACACTGATGACTTTGTCATGGTTCCAGCCCAGTTTCCAG GTGATCTAGTTGCTGAGGCAGCCAGTGCCAAGCCCCCACCTGATAGCCTGCTGTGTAGTGG GAGCTCACTGGTGGCCTCTGCTGGCCTAGAGAGCCACGGCCgcaccccctctccctctccgacCTGCAGCAGCTCCCCCAGCCCCTCTGG CCGGCCTGGCCCCTTCTCCAGCAACAGGTACGGTGCCTCGGTCCCCATTCCTGTCCCCACTCAGGTGCACAATTACCAGCGCATCGAGCAGAACCTGCAATCGCCCACTCAACAGCAGACAGCCCG GTCTTCTGCCATCCGAAGGTCAGGGAGCACCAGCCCCTTGGGCTTTGGCCGGGCCAGCCCATCACCCCCCTCCCACACCGATGGAGCCATGCTGGCTAGGAAGCTGTCACTCGGAGGTGGCCGTCCCTACACACCTTCTCCCCAAG TGGGAACCATCCCAGAGCGACCCAGCTGGAGCAGAGTGCCCTCCCCACAAGGAGCTGATGTGCGGGCTGGCAGGTCACCACGACCCG GTTCCTCTGTGCCTGAGCACTCGCCAAGAACCACCGGGCTGGGCTGCCGCCTGCACAGTGCCCCTAACCTGTCCGACTTCCATGTTGTGCGTCCCAAGCTGCCTAAGCCCCCAACAGACCCACTGGGAGCCACCTTTAGCCCACCCCAGACCAGCACACCCCAGCCATGCCCAGGGCTACAGTCTTGCCGGCCACTGCGTGGCTCACCTAAGCTGCCTGACTTCCTACAGCGGAGTCCCCTACCCCCCATCCTAGGCTCTCCTACCAAG GCCGGGCCCTCGTTTGACTTCCCCAAAACCCCCAGCTCTCAGAATTTGCTGACCCTGTTGGCTAGGCAGGGGGTAGTAATGACACCACCTCGGAACCGTACACTGCCTGACCTCTCCGAGGCCAGTCCTTTCCAGGGCCAGCAGCTGGGCTCTGGCCTTCGGCCCGCTGAAGACACCCGGGGTCCCTTTGGACG GTCCTTCAGCACCAGCCGCATTACGGACCTGCTGCTTAAGGCTGCATTTGGGACTCAGGCCTCTGACTCAGGCAGCACAGACAGCCTACAGGAGAAACCTATGGAGATTG CTCCCTCTGCTGGCTTTGGAGGGACTCTGCATCCAGGAGCTCGTGGTGGAGGGGCCAGCAGCCCAGCACCTGTGGTATTTACTGTAGGCTCCCCACCCAGTGgtgccaccccaccccagagtACCCGCACCAGAATGTTCTCAG TGGGCTCTTCCAGCTCCCTGGGCTCTACTGGCTCCTCCTCTGCCCGCCACTTAGTGCCTGGGGCCTGTGGAGAGGCCCCGGAGCTTTCTGCCCCAGGCCACTGCTGTAGCCTTGCTGACCCCCTTGCTGCCAACTTGGAGGGGGCTGTGACCTTCGAGGCTCCTGACCTCCCAGAGGAGACCCTCATGGAG CAAGAGCACACGGAAACCCTACACAGTCTGCGCTTCACACTAGCGTTTGCACAGCAAGTTCTGGAGATTGCAGCCCTGAAGGGGAGTGCCAGTGAGGCCACCGGGGGCCCTGAGTACCAGCTCCAGGAAAGTGTGGTGGCTGACCAGATCAGTCAGTTGAGCCGAGAGTGGGG CTTTGCAGAGCAACTGGTTCTGTACTTGAAGGTGGCTGAGCTGCTGTCCTCAGGCTTACAGACTGCCATTGACCAGATTCGAGCTGGCAAACTCTGCCTTTCATCTACTGTGAAGCAGG TGGTACGCAGACTAAATGAGCTGTACAAGGCCAGCGTGGTATCCTGCCAGGGCCTCAGCTTGCGACTTCAGCGCTTCTTTCTGGACAAACAACGGCTGCTGGACGGGATCCATGGTGTCACTGCAGAGCGGCTCATCCTCAGCCATGCCGTACAGATG GTACAATCAGCTGCCCTTGATGAGATGTTCCAGCACCGAGAGGGCTGTGTACCGAGATACCACAAAGCCCTGCTATTGCTGGAGGGGTTGCAGCACACTCTCACGGACCAGGCAGACATTGAGAACATTGCCAAAT GCAAGCTGTGCATTGAGAGGAGACTCTCGGCCCTGCTGAGTGGTGTCTATGCCTGA
- the Ulk1 gene encoding serine/threonine-protein kinase ULK1 isoform X1 gives MEPGRGGVETVGKFEFSRKDLIGHGAFAVVFKGRHREKHDLEVAVKCINKKNLAKSQTLLGKEIKILKELKHENIVALYDFQEMANSVYLVMEYCNGGDLADYLHTMRTLSEDTVRLFLQQIAGAMRLLHSKGIIHRDLKPQNILLSNPGGRRANPSNIRVKIADFGFARYLQSNMMAATLCGSPMYMAPEVIMSQHYDGKADLWSIGTIVYQCLTGKAPFQASSPQDLRLFYEKNKTLVPAIPRETSAPLRQLLLALLQRNHKDRMDFDEFFHHPFLDASTPIKKSPPVPVPSYPSSGSGSSSSSSSASHLASPPSLGEMPQLQKTLTSPADAAGFLQGSRDSGGSSKDSCDTDDFVMVPAQFPGDLVAEAASAKPPPDSLLCSGSSLVASAGLESHGRTPSPSPTCSSSPSPSGRPGPFSSNRYGASVPIPVPTQVHNYQRIEQNLQSPTQQQTARSSAIRRSGSTSPLGFGRASPSPPSHTDGAMLARKLSLGGGRPYTPSPQATLFLPVGTIPERPSWSRVPSPQGADVRAGRSPRPGSSVPEHSPRTTGLGCRLHSAPNLSDFHVVRPKLPKPPTDPLGATFSPPQTSTPQPCPGLQSCRPLRGSPKLPDFLQRSPLPPILGSPTKAGPSFDFPKTPSSQNLLTLLARQGVVMTPPRNRTLPDLSEASPFQGQQLGSGLRPAEDTRGPFGRSFSTSRITDLLLKAAFGTQASDSGSTDSLQEKPMEIAPSAGFGGTLHPGARGGGASSPAPVVFTVGSPPSGATPPQSTRTRMFSVGSSSSLGSTGSSSARHLVPGACGEAPELSAPGHCCSLADPLAANLEGAVTFEAPDLPEETLMEQEHTETLHSLRFTLAFAQQVLEIAALKGSASEATGGPEYQLQESVVADQISQLSREWGFAEQLVLYLKVAELLSSGLQTAIDQIRAGKLCLSSTVKQVVRRLNELYKASVVSCQGLSLRLQRFFLDKQRLLDGIHGVTAERLILSHAVQMVQSAALDEMFQHREGCVPRYHKALLLLEGLQHTLTDQADIENIAKCKLCIERRLSALLSGVYA, from the exons CTATGCGCACACTGAGTGAAGACACTGTCAGGCTGTTCCTACAGCAGATCGCTGGCGCCATGCGGCTGCTGCACAGCAAGGGCATCATCCACCGGGACCTGAAGCCCCAGAACATCCTGCTGTCCAACCCTGGGGGCCGCCGGGCCAACCCCAGCAACATCCGAGTCAAGATTG CTGACTTTGGATTCGCTCGGTACCTCCAGAGCAACATGATGGCAGCCACACTCTGTGGTTCTCCTATGTACATG GCCCCTGAGGTCATTATGTCCCAGCACTACGATGGAAAGGCTGACCTGTGGAGCATTGGCACCATTGTCTACCAGTGTCTGACAGGGAAGGCCCCTTTTCAG GCCAGCAGCCCTCAGGATTTGCGCCTGTTTTATGAGAAGAACAAGACACTAGTTCCTGC CATCCCCCGGGAGACATCAGCTCCCCTGCGGCAACTGCTCCTGGCTCTGTTGCAACGGAACCACAAGGACCGAATGGACTTTG ATGAATTTTTCCACCACCCTTTCTTGGATGCCAGCACCCCCATCAAGAAAT CCCCACCTGTGCCTGTGCCCTCATATCCAAGCTCAGGGTCCGGCAGCAGCTCCAGCAGCAGCTCTGCCTCCCACCTGGCCTCTCCACCG TCCCTGGGGGAGATGCCACAGCTACAGAAGACCCTTACCTCTCCAGCCGATGCTGCTGGCTTTCTGCAGGGCTCCCGGGACTCTGGTGGCAGCAGCAAAGACTCCTGTGACACTGATGACTTTGTCATGGTTCCAGCCCAGTTTCCAG GTGATCTAGTTGCTGAGGCAGCCAGTGCCAAGCCCCCACCTGATAGCCTGCTGTGTAGTGG GAGCTCACTGGTGGCCTCTGCTGGCCTAGAGAGCCACGGCCgcaccccctctccctctccgacCTGCAGCAGCTCCCCCAGCCCCTCTGG CCGGCCTGGCCCCTTCTCCAGCAACAGGTACGGTGCCTCGGTCCCCATTCCTGTCCCCACTCAGGTGCACAATTACCAGCGCATCGAGCAGAACCTGCAATCGCCCACTCAACAGCAGACAGCCCG GTCTTCTGCCATCCGAAGGTCAGGGAGCACCAGCCCCTTGGGCTTTGGCCGGGCCAGCCCATCACCCCCCTCCCACACCGATGGAGCCATGCTGGCTAGGAAGCTGTCACTCGGAGGTGGCCGTCCCTACACACCTTCTCCCCAAG CCACCCTTTTCCTACCAGTGGGAACCATCCCAGAGCGACCCAGCTGGAGCAGAGTGCCCTCCCCACAAGGAGCTGATGTGCGGGCTGGCAGGTCACCACGACCCG GTTCCTCTGTGCCTGAGCACTCGCCAAGAACCACCGGGCTGGGCTGCCGCCTGCACAGTGCCCCTAACCTGTCCGACTTCCATGTTGTGCGTCCCAAGCTGCCTAAGCCCCCAACAGACCCACTGGGAGCCACCTTTAGCCCACCCCAGACCAGCACACCCCAGCCATGCCCAGGGCTACAGTCTTGCCGGCCACTGCGTGGCTCACCTAAGCTGCCTGACTTCCTACAGCGGAGTCCCCTACCCCCCATCCTAGGCTCTCCTACCAAG GCCGGGCCCTCGTTTGACTTCCCCAAAACCCCCAGCTCTCAGAATTTGCTGACCCTGTTGGCTAGGCAGGGGGTAGTAATGACACCACCTCGGAACCGTACACTGCCTGACCTCTCCGAGGCCAGTCCTTTCCAGGGCCAGCAGCTGGGCTCTGGCCTTCGGCCCGCTGAAGACACCCGGGGTCCCTTTGGACG GTCCTTCAGCACCAGCCGCATTACGGACCTGCTGCTTAAGGCTGCATTTGGGACTCAGGCCTCTGACTCAGGCAGCACAGACAGCCTACAGGAGAAACCTATGGAGATTG CTCCCTCTGCTGGCTTTGGAGGGACTCTGCATCCAGGAGCTCGTGGTGGAGGGGCCAGCAGCCCAGCACCTGTGGTATTTACTGTAGGCTCCCCACCCAGTGgtgccaccccaccccagagtACCCGCACCAGAATGTTCTCAG TGGGCTCTTCCAGCTCCCTGGGCTCTACTGGCTCCTCCTCTGCCCGCCACTTAGTGCCTGGGGCCTGTGGAGAGGCCCCGGAGCTTTCTGCCCCAGGCCACTGCTGTAGCCTTGCTGACCCCCTTGCTGCCAACTTGGAGGGGGCTGTGACCTTCGAGGCTCCTGACCTCCCAGAGGAGACCCTCATGGAG CAAGAGCACACGGAAACCCTACACAGTCTGCGCTTCACACTAGCGTTTGCACAGCAAGTTCTGGAGATTGCAGCCCTGAAGGGGAGTGCCAGTGAGGCCACCGGGGGCCCTGAGTACCAGCTCCAGGAAAGTGTGGTGGCTGACCAGATCAGTCAGTTGAGCCGAGAGTGGGG CTTTGCAGAGCAACTGGTTCTGTACTTGAAGGTGGCTGAGCTGCTGTCCTCAGGCTTACAGACTGCCATTGACCAGATTCGAGCTGGCAAACTCTGCCTTTCATCTACTGTGAAGCAGG TGGTACGCAGACTAAATGAGCTGTACAAGGCCAGCGTGGTATCCTGCCAGGGCCTCAGCTTGCGACTTCAGCGCTTCTTTCTGGACAAACAACGGCTGCTGGACGGGATCCATGGTGTCACTGCAGAGCGGCTCATCCTCAGCCATGCCGTACAGATG GTACAATCAGCTGCCCTTGATGAGATGTTCCAGCACCGAGAGGGCTGTGTACCGAGATACCACAAAGCCCTGCTATTGCTGGAGGGGTTGCAGCACACTCTCACGGACCAGGCAGACATTGAGAACATTGCCAAAT GCAAGCTGTGCATTGAGAGGAGACTCTCGGCCCTGCTGAGTGGTGTCTATGCCTGA
- the Pus1 gene encoding tRNA pseudouridine synthase A isoform X2, with the protein MAGNKVPPALASHQPDRKGRGGWVWEETEHPAKRVKGGEDEEPPRKLPKRKIVLLMAYSGKGYHGMQRNLGSSQFRTIEDDLVSALVQAGCIPENHGTDMRKMSFQRCARTDKGVSAAGQVVSLKVWLIDDILDKINSHLPSHIRILGLKRVTGGFNSKNKCDARTYCYMLPTFAFAHKDRDVQDESYRLSAETLQQVNRLLACYKGTHNFHNFTSQKGPREPSARRYILEMYCEEPFVREGLEFAVIKVKGQSFMMHQIRKMVGLVVAIVKGYAPESVLERSWGEEKVDVPKAPGLGLVLERVHFEKYNQRFGGDGLHEPLDWTQEEGKVTAFKEQYIYPTIVSTERDERSMAQWLNTLPIHNFSGTALGAADTGAKVPSSLEGSEGDGDTD; encoded by the exons ATGGCTGGAAACAAGGTGCCACCAGCGCTGGCCTCACACCAACCGGACAGGAAGGGCCGAGGTGGCTGGGTCTGGGAGGAGACGGAGCATCCTGCCAAGAGGGTCAAGGGCGGTGAGGATGAAGAGCCCCCACGCAAGCTGCCAAAGCGAAAAATTGTGCTGCTCATGGCCTACTCGGGCAAGGGCTACCACGGCATGCAG AGGAATCTGGGGTCCTCCCAGTTCAGGACCATCGAAGATGACTTGGTATCGGCATTAGTCCAGGCAGGTTGTATCCCTGAAAACCATGGCACAGATATGAGGAAGATGTCTTTCCAGCGGTGTGCTCGCACAGACAAG GGTGTGTCTGCAGCTGGGCAGGTGGTATCCCTAAAGGTGTGGCTGATTGATGACATTCTGGACAAGATCAACAGCCACCTTCCATCCCACATTCGGATTCTGG GATTGAAGAGGGTCACAGGCGGGTTCAACTCCAAGAACAAGTGCGACGCCAGGACCTACTGCTACATGCTGCCCACCTTTGCCTTTGCTCACAAGGACCGGGATGTACAGGACGAGAGCTATCGCCTGAGTGCAGAGACCCTGCAGCAGGTCAACCGCCTTCTGGCCTGCTACAAAGGCACCCATAACTTCCATAACTTCACCTCGCAGAAGGGCCCAAGAGAGCCCAGTGCGCGCCGCTACATTCTGGAGATGTACTGCGAGGAGCCCTTCGTACGTGAGGGCCTGGAGTTTGCTGTGATCAAAGTGAAGGGCCAGAGCTTCATGATGCACCAGATCCGGAAGATGGTTGGCCTGGTGGTAGCCATTGTGAAGGGTTATGCCCCTGAGAGTGTCCTGGAGCGCAGCTGGGGCGAGGAGAAGGTGGATGTGCCCAAGGCACCGGGGCTTGGCTTAGTCCTGGAGAGGGTTCACTTTGAGAAGTACAATCAACGCTTTGGCGGTGACGGGCTGCATGAGCCCCTGGACTGGAcgcaggaggaagggaaggtgacTGCTTTCAAGGAGCAGTACATCTACCCTACCATTGTCAGCACTGAGCGGGATGAGCGGTCCATGGCCCAGTGGCTCAACACTTTGCCGATCCACAACTTCAGTGGCACTGCACTTGGAGCGGCTGACACAGGTGCCAAG GTCCCCAGTTCCCTGGAGGGCAGTGAAGGGGATGGAGACACTGACTGA